One stretch of Chryseobacterium fluminis DNA includes these proteins:
- a CDS encoding AraC family transcriptional regulator — protein sequence MRPNIPTYDLTGISAHQFIVEKINHTQHARKALLDRGIHRDSHYIFTIMEQGFVRMMIDFAVIEARESCIFCIMPGQVHQGLLMEDVVGWFVAVKADFVPDTVRSVFEESLTKIEPLLLDMESIAKISMTADLLYGYCNDGGFASKERLLTVRSLLSALMGMVAHRYSEENSLDISDQNRASQLTRAFRILVRKKYRTLKSPSSYAELLHISRGYLTEVIREVTGKSAQYWIHSEILIEAKRLLVFTDLTVKEVAYELGYSDHAYFSRLFSRLENQSPSEFRQKPQESL from the coding sequence ATGAGACCAAATATTCCGACCTATGACTTAACGGGTATTTCTGCACATCAATTCATTGTTGAAAAGATAAATCATACCCAACATGCCCGGAAAGCTCTGTTGGACCGGGGAATTCATCGTGACAGCCACTATATTTTCACCATCATGGAACAGGGATTTGTGAGAATGATGATAGATTTTGCTGTTATTGAAGCAAGGGAATCCTGTATCTTCTGCATTATGCCGGGGCAGGTGCATCAGGGACTTCTTATGGAAGATGTTGTAGGCTGGTTTGTGGCGGTAAAGGCCGATTTTGTTCCGGATACGGTACGTTCAGTTTTCGAGGAATCCCTGACAAAAATAGAACCTCTGCTTCTGGATATGGAATCAATCGCAAAAATAAGTATGACAGCGGATTTGCTGTACGGATATTGTAACGATGGAGGGTTTGCTTCAAAGGAACGTCTTTTAACAGTCCGATCTTTGCTGAGCGCATTGATGGGAATGGTTGCTCACAGGTATTCTGAGGAGAACAGTCTTGACATATCTGATCAAAACCGTGCATCACAGCTTACAAGAGCCTTCAGAATTTTGGTGCGGAAAAAGTATAGAACATTGAAAAGTCCATCATCTTACGCAGAACTTTTGCATATTTCAAGAGGATATCTGACGGAAGTGATTCGGGAAGTTACAGGCAAGTCCGCGCAATACTGGATACATTCGGAAATTTTAATAGAAGCTAAAAGACTGCTGGTATTTACAGACCTTACGGTGAAAGAAGTTGCCTATGAGTTGGGATACAGCGATCACGCCTATTTCAGCCGTTTATTTTCAAGGCTTGAAAATCAGTCGCCCTCAGAATTCCGACAAAAGCCTCAGGAATCACTGTAA